The Microbacterium forte sequence CGATCCAGCGGCCGCAAGTGCACCGTGCGTCCGTCCTCGCTCACCCAGACACCGCCGTCGACGTCCGTCGCGACAGCCGCGCGGGATCGAGGACCGTCGGTCCCAGGGGCACGGATCACCTCGCCCCGGTCGGTGAGGAACCACACTTCGCGTCGGTCGTGCCTGGTGAGAGACTCCCACACCCGGCCCGCTCGTCGAGCCCTCCTGGCTTCGCCGAGGGCGTCATCGACGTGAGACACAGCGCGACTCGCCGCCATCAGCATCGTCGGCGACGGCGGCTCGTCGTCGAGCGGCAGAAGCGTCTCGATGAGTCCGGTGTCGAGGTCTCCGGCCCTCACCCGCTCATCGCGGCAGAGCAACCGGAGGAAGGCGATGTTCGTGTCCACGCCCAGCACGACGGTTCTGCCCAGGGCCTCGTCGAGGCGGCGGAGGGCAGTGCTCCGGTCATCCGCGAAAGCGATGACCTTGGCGATCATCGGGTCGTAGAAGCCGGTCACCTCGCTGCCGGTCTCGACCGCCGCATCGACTCTCACCCCCTGAGGGGGGTCGAAGAGCAGAATGCGGCCGGTCGACGGAAGGAACCCGCGCTCGGGCGACTCGGCGTACACGCGCGCCTCGACTGCGTGCCCGCGCACCGTGGGTGCGGAGTCGAGACGTCCTCCTGCGGCGACAGCGATCTGGAGGGCGACGAGGTCGAGTCCGGTCACCTCCTCCGTGACGGGGTGCTCGACCTGCAGGCGGGTGTTCATCTCGATGAAGAAGACCTGGTCGGGAGCATCTGCATCGATGAGGAACTCCACCGTGCCGGCGCCGACGTACGAGACACTCGCCGCGGCCTGGGTCGCGGCCTCGAGAAGACGGTCCCTTGTCGTGTCGGGGATGCCTGCAGACGGAGCCTCTTCGATGACCTTCTGGTGGCGGCGCTGGAGCGTGCACTCGCGCTCGCCGAGGGCGAGCACCGTGCCGTGCGTGTCACCGAAGACCTGCACCTCGATATGTCGTGGCCGCCGGATGAGCCTCTCCAGGATCAGCGAGTCGTCACCGAATGCCGATAGCGCAACGCGGCGCGCAGAGGCCAGGGCGGCGCTCAGTCCGGCCGGCGTCTCGACGACCTCCATCCCCTTGCCGCCACCCCCCGCGCTCGGCTTCACGAGCAGGGGGTAGCCGACAGCGTCCGCCTCCTCGGCGATCTCCGCGTCCGACAGTCCTCTCGCGTCGAACCCGGGCACCACGGGGACTCCTGATCGGACGACGTGATCGCGGGCCTTGGCCTTGTCGCCCATGATCTGGAGCGCGTCGATCGGCGGCCCGATGAAGACGACACCGCTCTCGGCACATGCTTCCGCCAGCCCGACGCTCTCGGAGAGGAAGCCGTACCCGGGGTGGATGGCCTGCGCCCCGGTCGCACGCGCGGCCGCGATGACGGCGTCGATGTCGAGGTAGGACTCGGCGACCGGCGCCGGACCGATCCGCACGGCGTCGTCGGCCTCGCGCACATGGGGTGCATCGGCATCCGCATCGCTGTAGACGGCGACGCTGCGGATGCCCATGGTCTGCAGCGTGCGGATGATGCGGCGTGCGATCTCGCCCCTGTTGGCGACGAGCACCGTGTCGAATTCGCGGGTGGCAGAGGTCGTCATCGCGGTCACATCCTGAAGAGGCCGAAGTGCGGCTCGGGAAGGGGGGTTCGGGCGACCACGTCGAGGGCGAGCCCCAGCAGGTCGCGAGTCTCGGCCGGATCGATGATGCCGTCGTCCCACAGGCGAGCAGTGGCGTAATACGGCTCGCCCTGGGTCTCGTACTGCTCACGGATGGGCTGCTCGAAGGCTGCCCGCTCCTCGGAGCTCCAGGCCTGGCCGCGTGCTGCGAGCTGGTCGTCCTTGACCGTCCCGAGCACGGACGCCGCCTGGGCGCCGCCCATCACCGAGATGCGGCTGGCCGGCCACGTCCACAGGAATCTCGGCGAATAGGCCCGTCCGCACATCGAGTAGTTGCCTGCGCCGAAGGATCCGCCGATGATCACGGTGAGCTTCGGCACGCGCGTGCTGGCTACGGCGGTGACCATCTTGGCTCCGTCCTTCGCGATGCCCCCCGCCTCGGCGTCCGACCCGACCATGAACCCCGAGATGTTCTGCAGGAAGACCAAGGGGATGCCGCGCTGGTCGCAGAGCTCGATGAAATGCGCGCCCTTCAGCGCGGACTCGCTGAACAGCACGCCGTTGTTCGCCACGATCCCGACCGGATGCCCGTGCAGTCGCGCGAACCCGGTGACGAGGGTCGTGCCGTACTCCGCCTTGAACTCCCGGAACGTGTCGCCGTCGATCAACCTCGCGATGACCTCGTGCACGTCGTATGCGGCGTTGACGTCGACGGGGACGACGTCGTAGAGCGATCCGGACTCCGCGGGCTCACGAGTGTCGTGCACCTCCCACACCGGGTGGAGGGGCGCCGGCAGAGTGGCCACGATGTCACGCAGGATCTCCAGTGCGTGCTCGTCATCTTCGGCCAGGTGGTCGACCACACCGCTGCGACGGGCGTGCAGTTCACCGCCGCCGAGCTCTTCCGCGGAGACGACCTCGCCGATCGCCGCCTTGACGAGCGGCGGGCCACCGAGGAAGATCGTGCCCTGGTCCCGGACGATCACGGTCTCGTCGCTCATCGCCGGGACGTAGGCGCCGCCTGCCGTGCAGGATCCCAGCACCGCCGCGAGCTGCGGGATGCCCTCCGCCGACATCCGCGCCTGGTTGAAGAAGATGCGACCGAAGTGCTCACGATCGGGGAACACCTCGTCCTGCTTGGGAAGGAATGCTCCGCCCGAATCGACGAGATACAGGCAGGGCAGTCTGTTCTCGAGCGCGATCTCCTGCGCGCGCAGGTGCTTCTTGACCGTGAGCGGGTAGTAGGTTCCCCCTTTCACGGTGGCGTCGTTGCAGACGACCATCACGTGGCGTCCGTGCACGAGGCCGATCCCGGCGATCACTCCGGCGGCCGGCGCGTCTCCCCCGTACAGCCCGTCTGCGGCCAGAGGGGCGATCTCGACGAAGGGACTGCCCTCGTCGAGGAGCCTGGTCACCCGGTCTCGCGGAAGCAGCTTGCCCCGAGCGATGTGCCTCTCACGAGACGCTTCGGGACCGCCCCTGGAGGCGACCGCCAGTCGTTCGTGCAGCTCGGCGGCGAGGGCCTGCTGGGTTGCGGGCATCGTGACGTCCTCCTCGACCACACGGCGCCGGCGTCATCGCTCTGGCGCACTGGATGCTTTCTCGGTTAGTGTTCACTAACCGATCGCATCAGGTTAGCGAGGATTAACTGAGATGACAAGCCCCCCGACTGCGCGAGATCGCGCGAAGGCAGAGAGGTCGGACGCGATCCTCCGAGAGGCGGCCCGGCTCTTCGCCGAGAGCGGGTACAACGGGGTGAGCCTCGAGGACATCGGCGCCGCCGTGGGCGTATCCGGCCCTGCGGTCTACCGTCACTTCGCCGGCAAGCAGGCACTGCTCGGCGCCGTGCTGATCAAGGTGAGCGACGATCTCGTCTCCGGAGGAACCCGGGTCGCGGCCGACGGGTCCACGCCCGAAGAGCGCATCCACGCACTCGTCGCCTTCCACGTCGAATTCGCCCTCGGCAACGCCGACGTGATCCGCGTGCACGATCGAGATGTCGTGCACCTTTCGGCGCAGGATCACTCCGCAGTCCGACGCCTGCAACGCGCCTACATCGAGCTCTGGATCGACACTCTGCACCCTCTCGTCGAGGCCGATGCCGACGAGCTCCGCCTGCGGGTGCAGGCGTGCTTCGGGTTGATCAACTCGACTCCGCACAGCACGCGGGCAGCAGCCAGACACCACTCCGCCACCGCGGCCGTGCTCGCCGCGATGGCGGAATCGGCGCTCCGAGCGACTATCTGAGAAGCATCGCCCGGCCGGGTTCCTCCAGCACGTCGGCGACGTCCTTGAGGAACCTCGCGCCCTCCGCTCCGTCGACGATCCGGTGATCGAAGGAGAGGCTGAGCGTCATCACGTGGCGAAGGGCGATCTCGCCGCGGTGCTCCCACGGAAGACGCCGGACCGCGCCGACCGCGAGGATCCCCGATTGCCCGGGCGGGAGGATCGGGGTGCCTGCATCGACGCCGAACACCCCGATGTTCGAGATCGAGAAAGTGCCGCCGGACAGCTCCACCGGAGACGTCCTGCCCTCACGCGCCGTGGCGGCGAGAGACCTCACGGCATCCGCGAGCTCGATGAGGCTCATGGTCTCGGCGTCACGGATGTGCGGCACGATGAGTCCGCGGTCGGTCGCGGCCGCGATTCCGAGATCGACGTACCCGAACTGCACGATCTCTCCCGCGGATTCGTCCCACCGCGCGTTCAAGCCGGGGGCGCGGGTCAGCGCGAGACACACCGCCTTCGCCACGACGGCGAGTGGGCCGATCCGGTGCTCGGACAGCGACCGGTCGCCGCGCAGCGACTCGAGAAGGTCCATGGTCGCTGTCACATCGACGGTGTGGAAGACCGTGACGTGCGGAGCGGTGAAGGCGCTCTCGACCATCGCTGCGGCGGTGTGCTTGCGGACTCCGCGAATGGGGATGCGCGTCTCGCGCGAATGCTCCCGGAGCCCGGTCGCGTCGTCCGGAACAGCAGTGCGTCGTGGCGTGGGGTCCGCCTGCTCGACAGTCACCCCGGTGCGGGAGACGTAGTCGTCGATGTCGGCGCGTGTGATCACGCGATCTCCGACCGACGCGGCGACCAGGGCGAGGTCGACGCCGAGACGCTTCGCATACGCGCGCACGGGAGGGGTGGACCGAGGCCGTTCGGTGACGACCTCGACGCTCACAGTCGGCGAGGCGTCATGCGGTGCCGCCTCGAGCACAGCCGTGTCGGTCGTCGCTCTGGCTCCGGCCGCGCGCCTGGCGCGCCGAGCGGGCCGCCCGGATGCCGTAGGGGCGGCTCCGTAGCCCACCAGGTTGGGCTGCGCCTTCTCCTGCCCATCGACTCCGCTCGAGTCCGCGGTGGACGGGCCATCGGCTCCCTCCACGTCGAACTCGATCAGCGGAGCACCGACCGCTATCGTCTGTCCCGCCTCGGCATGCAGGGCGGCGACGACGCCTTCGTAGGGAGATGGCAGCTCGACGATCGCCTTGGCCGTCTCGACCTCCGCCAGAGTCTGGTTGAGCGTCACTGTGTCGCCGGGTGCGACGAGCCACTGGACGACCTCCGCCTCTGTCAGCCCCTCGCCGAGATCCGGCAGTCGGAACTCCGCGTTCATGCGTCTGCTCCCGTCAGGCTGTTCGGACGGTCGAGCACGCGATCGACGGCATCCAGCAGCCGGTCGAGGTCCGGCAGGTGGTACTTCTCGAGCTTCGCCGGCGGATAGGGGACATCGTGTCCGGTCACACGCAGTGGAGCAGACTCGAGGTATTCGAAGCATCGCTCCGTGACGCTCGCGATCACCTCGGCGGCCATGCCTGCCTCGCGTGAGGCCTCGTGCGCCACGACGACCCGCCCGGTCTTGCGGACCGACGTCGCGACCGTGTCGTAGTCGACGGGCGACAGCGAACGCAGATCGATGACCTCCAGCGAGATGCCCTCGTCCTCCGCAGCCTCGGCCGCCTGCAACGCGGTCGTGACCATCGCCCCATAGGTGATGAGGGTCGCATCGTCACCTGCTCGGACGACACGTGCGAGTCCCATCGGCGCGGCATCCGCCAGCGGTGCGTCGAGGTCGACCTCGCCCTTGTGGTGGTAGAGCCGCTTGGGCTCGAAGAAGATCACCGGGTCGTCCGACGCGATGGCCTGACGCAGGCTCCGGTACGCGTCCTCGGGATTCGACACGGCGATCACGCGCAGTCCTGCCGTGTGCACGAAGTACGCCTCGGGCGATTCCGAGTGGTGCTCGGCCGCGCCGATCCCGCCGGCCCAGGGGATGCGTATCGTGATCGGCATCCGTACCCGACCCTGCGTGCGGTAGTGCAGCTTGGCCACCTGGGCGACGATCTGATCGAACGCGGGGTACACGAAGCCGTCGAATTGGATCTCCACGACCGGCCGATAGCCACGGAACGCCAATCCGACAGCCATTCCGACGATGCCGGACTCTGCGAGAGGCGTGTCGATCACGCGCTTCGCACCGAACTCGTCGAGGAGTCCGTCCGTGATGCGGAAGACGCCGCCGAGTCTGCCGATGTCCTCGCCCAGCAGCACGACCTTCTCGTCGTCTCGCATCGCCTGGCGCAGACCCGCGCCGAGCGCCTTCCCGAGAGTGATCTGAGTCATGTTCACACCTCCCCGTCGAAGGATGCCAGGTACGCGGCGTACTCATCGCGCTGACGATCGAGCCCGGCGTGCGGCTCGGCGTAGACGCCGTCGAAGACGGCGAGCGGAGGGCGGGTCACCATGCTCAGGCACTCGGCGCGCATCTCCCGTGCCGCGACGTCGGCGGCCTTCTGAGTGTCGGCGATCTGCTCGTCGCTCAGCTCGCCCAGCGACCGCAGATGCGCTTCCAGGCGAGCGATGGGGTCGCGACGACGCCATGCCTCGAGCTCGTCATCCCTGCGGTAGCGAGTCGGATCGTCGGCCGTCGTGTGCGGGCCCATCCGGTATGTGACGGCTTCGATGTAGGCGGGGCCCTTTCCTGATCGGGCGTGCGCGAGGGCCCAGCGCATCGCAGCCACGCATGCGAGGACATCATTGCCGTCGACCCGGAGGCTCGGGATGCCGAAGCCGGGCGCCCGCCCGGCGATCGGATACTTCGACTGCACCGACACGGGCTCCGAGATCGCCCAGTGGTTGTTCTGGCAGACGAAGACGACCGGAGCCTGATAGGAGGAGGCGAAGATCATCGCCTCGTTGACGTCGCCCTGACTCGTGGCACCGTCGCCGAAGTAGGTGACGGCGACTTCGTCCGCGCCTTCATGACGGATGCCGAGCGCATAGCCGACGGCATGGAGCGTCTGCGCTCCGATGATGATCTGCAGCGGAGCGACCCGGAGTGCTGCAGGGTCGTGACCCGCGCCCTCCTCGCCGCGCCACATGCGGACGAAGTCGCCGGGCTCAGCGCCACGCGCGTAGATGACCCCCGTCTCCCGATAGCTCGGGAAGACGTAGTCCTGAGGCGCGAGCGCCCTCGCGGTGCCGATCTGGGTCGCCTCCTGTCCCTGGCACGGAGCCCAGAGCCCGAGCTGCCCCTGACGCTGGAGCGCGACGCCCTCGGCGTCGATACGACGGAGGATGACCATGTCGCGATGCAGCGCCCGCAGCTGTGCGGCGTCGACGTCATCGACATAGGAGTCGAGCAGCGGGTTCGAGATCCGCTCGCCCTCCGGTGAGAGGATGCGCTCGGCGAGTTCGAGATCCTGCGCCGTATCGACGATCGGGGTGATCTGCGGTGACATCATCGTCCTCCTCATTCGTGGCCGTCGTCACGGGTTCTACGCTCGGCCCCGGCCTCATCGCCGGTTGAGTCGAGAGTACGTCCGCTCATCACCTCGCTCAAGCAACCGCGATCGGCTTGAGCATGTTGCCAAATCCGGGCATCCCCCACCCTGCTATCGTTTGGCACTATGGCCGGACTTGACCGCATTGATCTCGAACTGCTCGCCGCGCTCTCCGATGATCCCCGCGTCACGATCGTCGCGCTCGCGGAGAACCTCGGGCTGTCCCGCAACACCATTCAGGCGCGGATGGCGAGACTCGAGCAGACCGGGATATTCCAGTCGTACGAGCGATCGTTCTCGACAGACGTGCTCGGATTCCCGCTTCAGGCGTTCGTGAGCATCGGGGTGCGTCAGACCGAGCTGCCACGCATCATCAACGAGCTGGCCCGCATCCCCGAAGTCGTGCAGGCGCATGGACTCAGCGGGTCCATCGACCTGCTCGCGCGCGTCGCGTGCAGGGACGCCAGACACCTCTTCGACACCGACGCGCGCATCCTGTCGATCGAAGGCGTGGAGCGCACCGAGACCTCTCTCGCGATGGGCGAGGTGATCCCGTTCCGTGTCGCCGGCCTCATCGGCCTCGCGCGACGGGAATCCTGAGGAATCGGCGAACGGCACCTGCGGCTTCGGCGGGCGTCTCGTAATGGATCAGGTGTCCGACCTCGGCGATCTCGACCAGAGTGGCGTCGTCGAAGCGCTCCGCAAGCTGTCGCTCGACCTCGATGGGGGTGATGTCGTCTCGCTGGGCGGCGATGAGAAGCGTGGGCGTCGAGATCGAGGAGGCGAACTCGCTCACGTCATGCGACACGCTCGTCACGAACGCATCCCGGAGGACGTCGCGGTCGGCGAACCGCGAGAAGTAGGTGTCGTGCTGGTCGTGGATGAACCGCCGCAGCTGCGGGTCCGACGTCTTGGCCATCGTGATGCTCATGACCCTGACGATCAGACGGTTGCGCAGAAGCGCCGTTCCCGCTCGTTCGGGCAGGCGCGCTCCGAGCGAGTAGTACAGGACCGCGAGACGCGTCATGATGCCCTTGGGTCCCTCGAGTGCGGGCGCTCCGATGGGGTTGATCAGGATCAGCCGCGGGGTCTCGAGACCCGCTGCGACCGCCGCAGAGGCGACGATCGATCCGAAGGAGTGCCCGAGTATCACCGCCCCGGGAGCCACCGTCGCCGCGAACTCCTTCAGCCACGCGACGTATTCGTCGAGATCGTAGGAACGGCCGGCGACTGGCGCCGTCTCGCCGAATCCCGGGAGATCGGGAGAGATCACGCGAACCTCCGGAAGGAACGCGAGGATCGGCTCGAGGCCGTGGTGCTCCCCTCGGAATCCGTGCACCGCGACGATCGTCACGTCAGCGTCGGCGGGTCCGTACTCCCAGAACACGGTGGTCCCACCTCGAACATCGACCTCGTGGCGCACGACCGGCAGTCGGCTCAGGCGGTCTGCATAGGGAGAGGGGGCGGTCATGGACCAAGTCTAGAGTCGGCGGATGCATGCTCTCCGTGTGCCTCCGCCCGGATGTCGGAGCCCGGATCTACGGTGAAAGCATGCCCCCGGCCCCCTCGCTCCCGCACTGGATCACTCGTGTAGGCGTGTTCGACCTCGAGACCACGGGGATCGACGTGGAGAAAGACCGAGTCGTCACCGCGCATGTGGGGCTGCTCGACGCAGACGGACGTGAGATCGCCGCGAGGGACTGGCTGTCTGATCCTGGAGTGCCGATACCCGAGGGTGCCACGGCCGTGCATGGAGTCACCACCGAGCATGCCCGCCGGCACGGGCGTCCGGGCGCTGAGGTGGTCGGAGAAGTGACCGCTGCCCTGCGGTCCCTGCTCTCACAGGGGGTTCCGATCGTCGCGTACAACGCGGCATACGACTTCTCCCTCCTGGCTCACGAGGCGCATCGCCACGGAATCGCACCGCTGGAGGATCCCTCCCCGATCATCGACCCTCTCGTGATCGACAAGGCCTACGACCGGTATCGCCCTGGCAAGCGCACTCTCGAGGTCGTCGCCGCCCTCTACGCGGTACGACTCGAGGATGCCCACGAGGCGGCCGCGGATGCGGTGGCCGCAGGCCGGGTCGCGCAGGCCCTGGCGCGCCAGTTCGTGCTTCCCGAGACGCTCGAAGAGCTGCATACGCGCCAGATCGGGTGGGCGCGTTCTCAGGCGGCGAGCCTGACGGAGTACTTCATCCGGATCGGCCGTCTCGAGCCGGAGGAACGCCTCGACGGCACCTGGCCTGTCCGCGCACACCGCACCCGAGGGGAGGAGCCTCGCGATGCGGTTCCGAACCAGTGACGTCTCACGCGTCGAGAGCACCTGGAAGCAGTTCGTCCCGTCTGCGGTCCTGCACGACGTCGACCCGGAGCGCTTCCGCTTCGATTGGCACTCTGCGGATCTCGGCGGCGTGAGCCTTGTTCGCTACGACCTGGCAGCGGAGGTGCGTTCGACCGCGGAACCACTCGACCAGGTTCTGGTGTGCCGGGTGGACGGTCCGGATGCGCGGGTGTACTCCGATCGGGGCGATCTCGATGCGAGCCGCCCGTGGATCTCGGACGGACCCCGAGTGCATGCACGATGGGACGCGGGGGCACGTGTGGCGGCGCTCGTGTTCGACCGCGACACCCTGTCGCGCCTCGCGCGGCGGATAAGCGGTGACGACGACCTCTCCATACGTATCGAGGACCTCTCCCCTCGCTCCGCTTACGCGGCCGCGGCATGGGATCGCATGTTCGCGTATCTCGAGCAGAGCGCCGCACCGCTCGATGACACCACGGACGATCTCGAACTCCTGCGCAGCGAGTTGGCGCGCCATGCGGCGGCCACGACGCTCGCCGCGTTCGCGACGACGAGCCGCCTCGAACGCCATCGCCCGGCGCAGACCACAGCCGCTCCGGCGACCGTGCGCCGTGCTCTCGATTTCATCGCCGAGAACTCGCACCGGCCGATCACCGTCGATGATGTCGCCGCGGCCGTGCACATCTCGACGCGGGGACTGCAATACGCCTTCCGACGAGCGCTCGACACGACGCCGGCCGAGTCGCTGCGACGGGCGCGGCTGGACGGCGCCCATCGCGACCTGCAGTCCGGGGCGCCCTCGACCGTCGCGGCGGTGGCCCGCCGATGGGGTTTCTCACATCCTTCGCGATTCGCCGCCGCGTATCGCGACAGCTTCGGCGTGCTTCCCTCTGTGACGGCCGCGACGCATCGCCGATGACATTATGCGAACAGATTGTTCGCTCCCCTCGCGCGCCGAGGGTGGCCGGTGCGATGGTTCGCCCCCTGGCGCATATATTCCGAGATATGGGTTCTCTCTACTACGGCGCCTCCGAGCCGATCCATATCGACGATCGTGCACTCGCGCACCTCAAGGTCGTCGTTGCGACGAAGCTGCGTCGCAACGAGAGCTTCACACTCACCTGGAAGCACCCGGACGGAGACCCTGAAGGCCGCTCGACGGTCTGGCTGCATCCGTCGATCCCCCTGAGGTTCGTCTTCGACGAGAGCGAGGCGCCCGAGCTCAGCCGTCGATGGATCGAGGATCTCGCCCATTCGGCCAACTCGAGCGGCGGCATCACGCTCGTGGAGGAGCTGATCGAGCCTTCGTCCGACCTGCAGGCTGCAGACGCTCGCTGATCCGGGCGCGGAGGGTCGGGCGGGCTCCGCAGTGTCAAGTCCCTCGTTCTCTCCGCCGATCGATGACATGATCGCGCCGATGACGGAACGCAGCGAAGGGCATGTGGTCGACAGTGCCGCCACGGTCCGGTCACGGATAGGGCCCGCCGACTCCCCCACCATCTCGGTGGTCGTGCCTGTCAAGGACGACGCGGCTCTGCTGGCACGGTGTCTGCGTGCCCTGCACGCCCAGGAGTCGCCGGCGGACGAGATCATCGTTGTCGACAATGACTCGTCCGATTCGTCGGCCTCGGTCGCTCGAGCCTCGGGCGCGCGCGTGCTCACCTGCATCGAGCCGGGCATCCCCGCTGCGGCGTCCACTGGATACGATGCCGCACGCGGTGATCTGATCCTCAGACTCGACGCGGACTGCGAACCGGATGCCGACTGGATCTCCGCGGTCGTCTCGGCATTCGGGCAGGACGAGCGCATCGGAGCCGTCACCGGAGGTGCGCGCTTCACCGACGGGCCTGTGGCGCTCCGCGTCCCGCTCGCTCGGCTCTATCTCGGCGCGTACACGAGCCTCTTGAGCGTGACTCTCGGCCATAGACCGCTGTTCGGCTCGAATCTCGCGTTCCGCAGGGAAGCATGGCATGCGGTGCGTGCGGACGTGCATCGCGGCGATGCACACATCCACGATGACCTCGACCTCGCCTTCCACCTCGGCGAGAACCACCGCATCGCTCGGCTCCCCGGCGAGTCGATGGGGATGTCGATGCGACCGTTCACCGCAGGGCAGTTCGGCCGGCGCGTGCAGCGAGGCTTCCGCAGCGTGCTCGTGCACTGGCCGCGCGACTTCCCCCCTGTGCGGTGGGCACGCCTGGTGGTCCGCCGTCGCCTACGCGGCCCCGCTGCACGGCGAACACGATGACCGTGCCCGCGCTGATCGGCCCTGTGGTCGCACCGGAGCTGCACGCGATGTCGTTCAACATCCGCCGGGCCATGGAGGGCTTCGCGCGTCCGAAGCAGGACCGCTGGAGTGTGCGCGCCCCGGCAGTCGCTGAGATGCTGCGCTCGGAGCGTCCGACGATCCTCGGGCTGCAAGAGGTGCTTCCCGGCGCGATGAGGGTCGTCACCCGCGCGCTCGGCCCCACTCACAGGTTCATCGGCAGAGGACGAGGCCGCGAAGGCACGGGCGAGGGCACCCCGCTCGTCTACGACGCCGAACGCCTGGAACTGCGCGGATGGGAGCAGCAGGCCCTTTCAGCGCGCCCAGACGAACGGGGCAGTCGATCCTGGGGCAACCTCATCCCCCGCATTCTCGTGACGGCGGAGTTCGCCGACACGTCGACGGGCATCCGGTTCCTCGTCGTCAACACCCATCTCGACCACCTGTCCTCTCGTTCGCGGCGACGATCGGCCGAGGCCATCTCCGCGCTGGTCCGGAAGCGTGCTCTTCCGACGATCGTGATGGGTGATCTCAATGCCGGTCCCCGCTCCCGCGCCGTACGCACGCTCCTGTCGCGGGCGGAGCTCACCGACTCCTGGAGCGCTGCCGAGGACCGGCTGACACCGCTGTGGAGCACGCTCAACGGATATCGACGACCGCGGCTCACGGGGCGGCGCGTCGACTGGATGCTCGTCAGCCGAGACGTCCGGGTGCGTGCTGCCGGCATCAACGCAGGTGTCTTCGATGGGATCAGACCCTCGGATCACCTGGCAGTGCAGGCGCTGCTGCGTCTGCACGGCAAGACACAGTGAAAGAGGACACAGTGAAAGAAGACTTCCTCCGTCCGCCTCGGTCCCTCGCGGAGTGGTGCGCAGACTCTCTGCGAGTTCTGGGGATCGTCGGCGTCGGCGTGGCGCTGATCTGGCTCGCGCCGACGGACGCCGGCATCGCCGCACTCGCTCTTCCGGCCCTGATGCTGCCTCGAG is a genomic window containing:
- a CDS encoding acetyl/propionyl/methylcrotonyl-CoA carboxylase subunit alpha, which gives rise to MTTSATREFDTVLVANRGEIARRIIRTLQTMGIRSVAVYSDADADAPHVREADDAVRIGPAPVAESYLDIDAVIAAARATGAQAIHPGYGFLSESVGLAEACAESGVVFIGPPIDALQIMGDKAKARDHVVRSGVPVVPGFDARGLSDAEIAEEADAVGYPLLVKPSAGGGGKGMEVVETPAGLSAALASARRVALSAFGDDSLILERLIRRPRHIEVQVFGDTHGTVLALGERECTLQRRHQKVIEEAPSAGIPDTTRDRLLEAATQAAASVSYVGAGTVEFLIDADAPDQVFFIEMNTRLQVEHPVTEEVTGLDLVALQIAVAAGGRLDSAPTVRGHAVEARVYAESPERGFLPSTGRILLFDPPQGVRVDAAVETGSEVTGFYDPMIAKVIAFADDRSTALRRLDEALGRTVVLGVDTNIAFLRLLCRDERVRAGDLDTGLIETLLPLDDEPPSPTMLMAASRAVSHVDDALGEARRARRAGRVWESLTRHDRREVWFLTDRGEVIRAPGTDGPRSRAAVATDVDGGVWVSEDGRTVHLRPLDRRARMLHRLQAREQRETESGPEARAPMPGSVVAVHVRDGDEVTAGTPLISIEAMKMEHPVLAPHDGTVHLTVAVGDQVRRDQQVAHMTTEEN
- a CDS encoding TetR/AcrR family transcriptional regulator, with protein sequence MTSPPTARDRAKAERSDAILREAARLFAESGYNGVSLEDIGAAVGVSGPAVYRHFAGKQALLGAVLIKVSDDLVSGGTRVAADGSTPEERIHALVAFHVEFALGNADVIRVHDRDVVHLSAQDHSAVRRLQRAYIELWIDTLHPLVEADADELRLRVQACFGLINSTPHSTRAAARHHSATAAVLAAMAESALRATI
- a CDS encoding alpha-ketoacid dehydrogenase subunit beta, with the translated sequence MTQITLGKALGAGLRQAMRDDEKVVLLGEDIGRLGGVFRITDGLLDEFGAKRVIDTPLAESGIVGMAVGLAFRGYRPVVEIQFDGFVYPAFDQIVAQVAKLHYRTQGRVRMPITIRIPWAGGIGAAEHHSESPEAYFVHTAGLRVIAVSNPEDAYRSLRQAIASDDPVIFFEPKRLYHHKGEVDLDAPLADAAPMGLARVVRAGDDATLITYGAMVTTALQAAEAAEDEGISLEVIDLRSLSPVDYDTVATSVRKTGRVVVAHEASREAGMAAEVIASVTERCFEYLESAPLRVTGHDVPYPPAKLEKYHLPDLDRLLDAVDRVLDRPNSLTGADA
- the pdhA gene encoding pyruvate dehydrogenase (acetyl-transferring) E1 component subunit alpha gives rise to the protein MSPQITPIVDTAQDLELAERILSPEGERISNPLLDSYVDDVDAAQLRALHRDMVILRRIDAEGVALQRQGQLGLWAPCQGQEATQIGTARALAPQDYVFPSYRETGVIYARGAEPGDFVRMWRGEEGAGHDPAALRVAPLQIIIGAQTLHAVGYALGIRHEGADEVAVTYFGDGATSQGDVNEAMIFASSYQAPVVFVCQNNHWAISEPVSVQSKYPIAGRAPGFGIPSLRVDGNDVLACVAAMRWALAHARSGKGPAYIEAVTYRMGPHTTADDPTRYRRDDELEAWRRRDPIARLEAHLRSLGELSDEQIADTQKAADVAAREMRAECLSMVTRPPLAVFDGVYAEPHAGLDRQRDEYAAYLASFDGEV
- a CDS encoding carboxyl transferase domain-containing protein — encoded protein: MPATQQALAAELHERLAVASRGGPEASRERHIARGKLLPRDRVTRLLDEGSPFVEIAPLAADGLYGGDAPAAGVIAGIGLVHGRHVMVVCNDATVKGGTYYPLTVKKHLRAQEIALENRLPCLYLVDSGGAFLPKQDEVFPDREHFGRIFFNQARMSAEGIPQLAAVLGSCTAGGAYVPAMSDETVIVRDQGTIFLGGPPLVKAAIGEVVSAEELGGGELHARRSGVVDHLAEDDEHALEILRDIVATLPAPLHPVWEVHDTREPAESGSLYDVVPVDVNAAYDVHEVIARLIDGDTFREFKAEYGTTLVTGFARLHGHPVGIVANNGVLFSESALKGAHFIELCDQRGIPLVFLQNISGFMVGSDAEAGGIAKDGAKMVTAVASTRVPKLTVIIGGSFGAGNYSMCGRAYSPRFLWTWPASRISVMGGAQAASVLGTVKDDQLAARGQAWSSEERAAFEQPIREQYETQGEPYYATARLWDDGIIDPAETRDLLGLALDVVARTPLPEPHFGLFRM
- a CDS encoding dihydrolipoamide acetyltransferase family protein, whose translation is MNAEFRLPDLGEGLTEAEVVQWLVAPGDTVTLNQTLAEVETAKAIVELPSPYEGVVAALHAEAGQTIAVGAPLIEFDVEGADGPSTADSSGVDGQEKAQPNLVGYGAAPTASGRPARRARRAAGARATTDTAVLEAAPHDASPTVSVEVVTERPRSTPPVRAYAKRLGVDLALVAASVGDRVITRADIDDYVSRTGVTVEQADPTPRRTAVPDDATGLREHSRETRIPIRGVRKHTAAAMVESAFTAPHVTVFHTVDVTATMDLLESLRGDRSLSEHRIGPLAVVAKAVCLALTRAPGLNARWDESAGEIVQFGYVDLGIAAATDRGLIVPHIRDAETMSLIELADAVRSLAATAREGRTSPVELSGGTFSISNIGVFGVDAGTPILPPGQSGILAVGAVRRLPWEHRGEIALRHVMTLSLSFDHRIVDGAEGARFLKDVADVLEEPGRAMLLR